The genomic interval AAGGTGCTGTCCCACATGACCGCGATGTGGGAAGAGAAAGGGTTGTGGGAGGCTTATCGTGCCGATTATCGCGAACGGTTCAGCACAAAACCGCATCTCGTCCGACCCTCGACGCTCGGATTTGAAGACTACGCCGATGTCTACGTCGGGCAACAAGCGAAGCAATACCTCCAGAACTATGAACGGGAGGAACCTTGGTGCTGTTGGGTCAGTTTCGGAGGACCCCATGAGCCGTGGGACACGCCCGAGTCGTATGCCAGTATGTATAATCCTGAGGACATGCCCTCAGCCGTCTCGCGTCCACCGGCAGGAGAACGTCCTCGTGGGCATTTGGACAGACTCATGCAGCGTGTGAACCCGACATTTGGACCCGGCGAAATCGGAAGACTCCGAGCGAATTACGCAGGTAATGTGACACTCATTGATGATCAAATCGGGGAGATTCTCGATGCAATTGAGGCACGCGGCGAACTTGAAAACACAATCATTGTCCACACCTCCGACCACGGTGAAATGAACGGGGATTATGGACTCATCTACAAGAGCAACTTCCTCAATGGTGCCGTTCGGATCCCACTACTCGTGCGAACCCCTGACAGTGCAAACGCGGGGAGCGTTTGTGAGAGCCCAGCGGAATGGATCGACATCGGTCCAACGCTTGTTGAAGTGGCAGGTAGTGAGTTAGAAAATCGTCAATTCGGGAAATCGCTGTGTCCCGTGTTGACGCAACCTGACGCGATACACCGAGACTTCGCGATTTCGGAAATAGAGGGTGAGATTATGCTCCTAAATCAGGAGTGGAAGGCTGCTCTCAACGCAGATGGCGAGGTTTATCTCTTATTTGATGTGCAGAACGACCCAAACGAGGGACAGAACCTCGCGGGTAGACCTGAAGTTGCGGACGTTGAAACGGCGTTGCGCCTGCAAATTTTAGAAAGACTCATGCAGACGCAACTGGATAAACCCTTTCGGTAGTGCTGGCATCATTTTGATGCCGTTGCTTCTCTTTTTAGGTATATACGCTGGAAGTAAATTACGCCCTGCCGTAAACGGGGATCGCAGCACCGTTGATGATCGTTGCATCGTCAGAAGTCAGGAAACATATCACCTTGGCGACATCGGCAGGTGCTACCCACCGGTCATGCTCCTCGTCCGGCATGGACTCACGATTCGCGGGTGTGTCCATAACACTCGGCATAATGGCATTAACATTTACCCCCGAATCCATCACCTCAGCCGCCAACGCCTCGGTCAAGGTGCGGACCCCGCCTTTAGAGACACAATAGGCACTGAGTCCTGCCTCACCTTTCAATCCAGCGCGTGCGGAAACGTTGATAATCTTGCCGTAACCACGTTCGGTCATGTGGGGTATGACTGTTTTGCAACACAGAAAAACCGATTTGAGGTTAAGGTCCATCATAAAATCCCACCTGTTCTCTTCAAGCTCGGCAGTTGGAATCCCACCGACAAACCCGCCAACGATATTCACTAAGACATCCAGCGAACCGAATTTGGATAAAAATTCCTCAATGGTCTTCTGGACTTCGGCTTCTTCGGTGACGTTCGCAAAGAGGAATGTCACGTCTTCACTGAGTTCGGGATTGTATTCTTTGAAACTTTCGACTTCGTTCTCAAACAGATAGGTAACAGCGACAGTGTCGCCTTGTGCGAGATAGGCTTTGGTGACGGCACTCCCTAATATACCAGTGCCGCCGGTGATGAGGACGTTGCGGTTCTGTTGTGTCATTTTTTGTTTTCTCCACTTTGCTTATTGGTAGTCTGTATCCTAATATTACTACGAAATTCACGGTCATGGAGCGTGTCGGAAACGTAGATACGCTCATCGTGTCGTTCTTGTTCTTTGAAGTCGTTGTAAATTGCACGAGGATCGTAGTTAAATTTCGCAGCGTGTACTTCTCTGATTTTACGAATTTCATCCACAATTGGGTCACATTTATTACACATTTTAATCATCCCCCATTAATTCTTCAGGAGTACAAATGATAATTGGCTCATAATTCGCTTTGTGACAAACAGCATCGATACGCGGACGCATTGTTGCATTAACGATGTGTCGGAAATTCCAAGACACTAAGTATTCAACCTCACTTGCTGTTGTTGGAATAGCTATATGGAGAGCATCCTCAAATGCTGTCAATGGTATCGCCCCCTCGTCCACCAAGTTTTCAGCTAAAACTAACGCATTTTCAGAAAGTTCCAACGTAGTTATTGTATCTAGCGCATCAAGCCTCGCTTTCACCTCTTCTGGATTGCCCTGCCTTGCTTCTTGAACAACTAACACAGAAGCAACTAAGTCGAATTTGTTTTGGCAGTTCTGCCACTAGTGCTGTGTCACTCCTAAAATGATGGATGTGGGCAGCCACAAGGGACTGCCCCTACAGGGAAAATCCCTTCAANNNNNNNNNNNNNNNNNNNNNNNNNNNNNNNNNNNNNNNNNNNNNNACAAGGGACTGCCCCTACAGGGAAAATCCCTTCAACCCAACTGACAATACTATCAAACTCAACTTGACACAGCACTAGTCACGCGTTACCAACTGACGCGCCGCAATTTTCAAATTCTGGCTAAACTTTGACGTAAAATAACTCAGAACTGATGTATCACTATAAACTTACGGTTTAACTTCAGATAACACGGTATCATTCCAATTTTGTGTGCGGCAGGTAAGTGCCTTTCTTCTATATACTACCAATACCGGGGCGGTTTGGTAGTATCAATTTGCCCTTATCAAGGCTAACACCTGTGTATGGATCGTTCGCGATGAGCAGATGACCATCCAGATCGGCATAGTCCACGAGAGGTGTCAGATGTGCAGCGGCAGTGATACCAAGTGAGCTCTCTATCATACACCCTAACATAACGCTTAAACCGTGGGCGCGAGCAACATTTATCATTCGGTATGCCTCAAGCAATCCACCACACTTGACGAGTTTGATATTGATACCGTCAACACACTCAGCGAGAACCGGAATATCACTCGAGCGTTTGACGCTTTCATCGGCAATAATCGGTAGTTCTGAGTGTTCGTAGACAAACTTGAGTCCTGCCAGATCATTCGGTTTCGTCGGTTGTTCCACCAATTCGACACCATACCGAGCAAGGTCGCGAATCTTGCGGACAGCCTCCTTTGGAGTCCACGCAGTATTCGCATCGACGTAAATGGGTTTATCCGTGACCTCTCGGAGTTTCTGAATGATCTCAATATCCTGGGGTGTGCCGAGTTTGACTTTCAGGATCGGATACGCTTCAGCATGTCGGATCTTCTCTGCCATTACCTCAGGTTCATCGAGACCAATCGTGAACGACGTGTAAGGGGTCTGATGCGGATTGAGACCCCAGAGTTGATAAAGCGGAACACCAAGTTTTTTACCGAGTCGATCGTGCAATGCCATATCAAGGGCGGACTTTGCTGCGTAATTGCCACCGAGCGTCGCTTCAACGATTTCCATCACATCGTGGATTGCATCGAGATCTTTCGGAAGTGCTGGCGCAATGGTTTCCAACGCCACACTCACCGTCTGAACAGTTTCGCCGTAAAACCGAGCTGGTGCCGCTTCACCGATGCCACCGTCAATCTCCACAGAAATCACCTGTCGGAACGCGTCTGTCGCGCGACGCGCAATCTTGAACGGATGCTGAAGTTGTAAATCTGTGATTTGCGTTTTCATTATACCTTGCCCGGAAACGGCGTGATTTGAATCTTTTACAGGCATTCCTTAAATCCGTCCTCCAAATGTAAAGCATTCTGGCTGCGAAGCAAAATTATGCCATTTAAGGAGAACCTAATTTCATTACGGACTACGCGCTTTCGTCTAATTGGAAGAATGCGCCGACACATCCTTTAAGTACTCCATAAACCGTTTTTGTCTTTCTGCCGGAATTTCTCCATCGTCCTTTAGGAAAGTCCATGCCCCGAAGAAAATCGCATGAGCCCCCGACACACCAGAAGCGTTTGGGTGATTTAAAGATTTAATTTGAAGCGTCATCGCCATCTTATTCGTCTGCTGAATTTCAGGAGTCGTTCTATCTTGAACGGTAACAATCGGGGTTTCATAAAGTGTGCTGTTAAACTGTTCAAGTATCCGTTTTAGGAAGGTCTCTGTCACCTGATTGCCTCGGTAGTGTGCCGCAACCAGAGTAGATTGCTCCTTATCCCATTCAGCGTGATTAATTTGCAAATAATACCCGCTATCCTTGATAGCGTTGACTTTCTGTATCCGTTTTTCCACAGACATTTTTGACCCGTAGGTATAAATATTATAAACCTTTGCCCCCGCGAGTTTCAACATCCTTTCCAATGTTGTAAGGAGTTCCTGTGTCTCAGGGGTATCCGTTTGAGAATCGAGAACAATGACAGTAGAGACAAACACACCATCCGCGATAGGGTGAAGTCCGACATCGGCAATCGTTGCTTGATTCGGTTGAATGTGAATCTTACGCTTGTCGGGATAGTATCCTCTTTTAGAAATATGAAGCGTCGTTTCGCCGAAATCCTGCGATTCGGAACTTGTTGTGATAAAGAAGTGTCCCTCGGCATCCGTAACAGTCATCAATCCTGAATCAGTTTGTAATTGTGCGTCTTGGATCGGTTTTTTAATTTTTCCTTGCGGTTCGATGCGATGTGTTTTGGCATCTGACGTGCCTTTGGGTATATCCGCGCGCCAGACTTGACCTTGCACAATCGCGCCATTGGTGTCCGAGAAGTGAATTATCAACGACTGATGTGTCTGTTGATATGAGACTTCCACCGTTGCTGTGCCTGGTGTATCAGATGCGTGTAGATAGAATTGTGCTGAGCCATTTTTTGAGAGTCGGCGATCCTCTTTGAGTGTCCCGTTAGACGTTTGTGCGTAGATCGGTTCATCGTCAGCAATTGGCATCCCCTCAGTGTCCTGGGCAGTTACAGAGATACCAACGTAACTTTTCCCATCAGCAGGGAGTGTCTTTGACCACGCGCTGAGATCCAACGCCTCTGCAGGCGGTGCCACCTTAAACCATTGCGGTGAAGGCAGACTGTGATTCCCATAATAATTCACCAATTCTGTCTGGACAAAATGCACGCCGTTCGATAACGGTTTATCGAGGGAGACAGTAATCTGATCTGTCGCTCGATCGTAGTGATACGGAACATCCATGTTATCAACCTTGACACGGATGGAGTCGGTGAAGACCTGCTGACGTTTGAGCATCCACGCGCCCCGTTCATGGAGTCCGTCCATAACCTGAATCTGGAGGCGCGGTGTTTTCGTTTCGATGACAGAGGTATGTGGCGGTTCTACAAGAACGCCTTTTGGAAACCCGCCTTCAACATAACGGGCGATACCCAGAAAGTAACCGTATGCTTCCTTTTTCAGATAACTGTCCTCCTGCAGCCTTGCCTCTTCCTCTGGGTTCGAGAGAAAAGATGCCTCACACAACACCGCTGGACATTCGGTCAGTCGCAAGACTCCAAAACCGGAAGCCGTTATTAATTTATCCGAGTAAAGTCCTGATGCTGGAGAGGTGGGCAATTGAAGCGCATCTGAGACTCCCTGCTGGACATACCGAGCGAGGTCGAGACTCTGGCGTGAGTCATCCGCATCGCCGTGATACCAAGTGGAGGTATAGTTAACTTTCGGGTTATCGATCCCGTTATGGTGCAGCGAGATGAAGAAATCAGCACCATTTTCGTTGGCGATTTCACTGCGCTTTGACAGACTGACATAGGAATCATCAACGCGCGTCATGATGACGGTAGCCCCGACCTGCTGTAACATCTCGCGTAGGTGGGAAGCCACTCGTAGATTCACATCCGCTTCGCGAACGCCTGTTGGACCCCGTTTGTAATCCGGGACGTGTGCTTGTCCGCCGTGTCCGGGATCCAGGCAAATTTTGAAACCTTTGAGATGCCGAGTATAAGGGGGAGGATCAAAGTGAAGAGGGGTCTTTTGCTCTGCAAGCTCCTGACGTTGGGAACACCCCGCAAACACCAGAAGAATCAAAAGGATCTTTAATTTTTCCTTGCGGTTCGATGAGGTGGGCTGACTGCTAATGGTTCTCACTGCGAAGTAGGTCTCCGACGGCTGCGCGATTTAGGACGACCAAGGATCTCTGAGAGAATGATGCCCTGACGAAACGTTTGCGGTGATAAGTCCAGCAGCGATGTCGCGGGGACAGATCGCGTTCTGGTCGGAGATTCTACAGGCACTGGAGGCGGTTGGGGTTTCGGTGTTTCGACAACCGGATCAGGCTGCTCCGCTTCAGGACGCATTGGTTCTTCGGCAACCGGTACTACCTCTTGTTCGTCCTGCTGCAAAATCATCTGCTCGAGTTGCGTCTCAAACGGGAAATCTTCCATGAACGGAGGGGGTGTCTCTTCGCTCTCTGGCGTCACACGCTCACCCGCTTGTCTTTCCGCATCCCGTTGTTGCGCTTTCCGTCGACGCGCGTTGCTCAAGATAGATATCAGGATCACGATAACCAACGGTCCCAGCATCTGGAGGATATTTTCCATTTTTAATTATTCCTTGCGGTTCGATGAGGTGGGCATAGGGCTTTAACGTTGCTTTCCGTATACCCGTTTTCCACTTCGTTTCAAGCTGCGGTTAGGTGGATTGAGTTAAAAAATTATGGACACCCTAAATACCGACTATGTAAGTCCGAGGGAGTGTGCAGACCGCGTTGTGTCTACCTCTTGAGTGCCGCCCGGTGAAGCGATCGATTGACGCATCTCTGTATCCGCAAGGATATTACGGAGTTCGTAATACGTCATCACACTCATCCGCTGAGAATCAAAGGTGTCCGAGATGGCGAGTGGCACCTCCGCTTCTGCCTCAATCAGTTTGACGGTCATTTCTTCGACTAACGCTTTATTCTCTTCCTCTTCCGCTTGTGCGCGGGCACGACGTTCTTCCGCTTTCGCACGTGCTATCTTGAGTTCAGCCTGTGCTTGGTCGGTCTGTAATTTTGCACCGACATTCTCACCCACATTTATATCGGCGATGTCGATTGACAGAATTTCAAAGGCGGTCCCTGCAGCTAAGCCCTTGGCGAGTACCGTCTCTGAGATACGAACCGGGTTTTCCAAGACTTGCTTGTGGCTTCCCGATGAGCCAATCGTCGTGATAATCCCTTCGCCGACCCTCGCACGGATCGTGTCTTCAGTCGCACCGCCGACGAGTCGGTCAATGTCGGCTCTCACCGTAACACGTGCTTTCACGATTAACTGGATACCATCGCGGGCAACAGCAGTGATACCCGAATTCGGATCCTCTCTACTGGGGATATCTATAATCTCAGGCGTAACGCTGACCTGGACGGCTTGCAAGACATCTCGACCTGCGAGATCAATTGCGGCAGCCTGCGCGAAACCGAGAGCAATGTTGGCTTTATCTGCGGCAATCAGTGCCGATACGACACTCGCAACACGTCCCCCAGCGAGAAAATGTGCCTCCAGATCGTCAAGAGATAGATTTAAGCCTGCTTTCGTTGCGTTGATCTGAGGATCTACAATCCCCGAGGGTGGAACACGCCGCAAACGCATTGCAACGAGATCGAAAATTCCAACCTTCACGCCTGCCGCAATAGCAGTAATCCATAGCCCGATCGGAACGAGCCAACTAATAATAATAATAAACAGGATAAGTAGGACAGCAATAATTGCGACCATTGTTGGTGCCATGTTTATTTTTCTCCCTTTTAATGGCAATCAGCGATTAGCAATCAGCAATCAGTGAAGAGGTATTTTGGTGAAGATGCGGTTTCCTCTTGCTGACTGCTGACTGCCGACAACTGACAGCCCTTCTATTGTTACTCTGTATTCGTGTCCAAGTTGCCTTCACGGAACGCATTCGCCAAAGAACGCGGAACTTGCGCTTCCGCTTCAACGACTTTCGCACGCATCTCTTGGACGCCTGCAGTCATCTCTTGTTTCCGAGCGACTGCCATAGCACGACGCTCTTCTGCTTTCGCTTGTGCGACGACCAAGTCTGCCTCGGCTTGCTCCGCTTGGAGTTCCGCACCGATGTTTTTGCCAACGTTGACATCAGCAATATCAATTGAAAGAATTTCAAAAGCCGTTCCAGCATCAAGTCCGCGGTCAAGCACCGTCTTCGAGATAATGTCCGGGTTTTCAAGCACATCTTCATAAGTTTCAGAGGCACCGATAGCACTGATAATACCTTCTCCGACACGAGCAATGATCGTCTCTTCACCTGCACCACCGACGAGCCGATTG from Candidatus Poribacteria bacterium carries:
- a CDS encoding sulfatase-like hydrolase/transferase, producing the protein MATPNILLLMTDQQRWDAMSCSGDWVQTPNLDRIASEGIRFTNCVTTSPVCIPTRLSLATGLYPHNTHVWNNMNHQMPAETPTWMQAVRDAGYRTSLFGKTHLHPHSGDLREREDLMNAYGLDDVNEIGGPRASAKVLSHMTAMWEEKGLWEAYRADYRERFSTKPHLVRPSTLGFEDYADVYVGQQAKQYLQNYEREEPWCCWVSFGGPHEPWDTPESYASMYNPEDMPSAVSRPPAGERPRGHLDRLMQRVNPTFGPGEIGRLRANYAGNVTLIDDQIGEILDAIEARGELENTIIVHTSDHGEMNGDYGLIYKSNFLNGAVRIPLLVRTPDSANAGSVCESPAEWIDIGPTLVEVAGSELENRQFGKSLCPVLTQPDAIHRDFAISEIEGEIMLLNQEWKAALNADGEVYLLFDVQNDPNEGQNLAGRPEVADVETALRLQILERLMQTQLDKPFR
- a CDS encoding SDR family oxidoreductase, with translation MTQQNRNVLITGGTGILGSAVTKAYLAQGDTVAVTYLFENEVESFKEYNPELSEDVTFLFANVTEEAEVQKTIEEFLSKFGSLDVLVNIVGGFVGGIPTAELEENRWDFMMDLNLKSVFLCCKTVIPHMTERGYGKIINVSARAGLKGEAGLSAYCVSKGGVRTLTEALAAEVMDSGVNVNAIMPSVMDTPANRESMPDEEHDRWVAPADVAKVICFLTSDDATIINGAAIPVYGRA
- a CDS encoding dipeptide epimerase encodes the protein MKTQITDLQLQHPFKIARRATDAFRQVISVEIDGGIGEAAPARFYGETVQTVSVALETIAPALPKDLDAIHDVMEIVEATLGGNYAAKSALDMALHDRLGKKLGVPLYQLWGLNPHQTPYTSFTIGLDEPEVMAEKIRHAEAYPILKVKLGTPQDIEIIQKLREVTDKPIYVDANTAWTPKEAVRKIRDLARYGVELVEQPTKPNDLAGLKFVYEHSELPIIADESVKRSSDIPVLAECVDGINIKLVKCGGLLEAYRMINVARAHGLSVMLGCMIESSLGITAAAHLTPLVDYADLDGHLLIANDPYTGVSLDKGKLILPNRPGIGSI
- a CDS encoding N-acetylmuramoyl-L-alanine amidase, producing the protein MRTISSQPTSSNRKEKLKILLILLVFAGCSQRQELAEQKTPLHFDPPPYTRHLKGFKICLDPGHGGQAHVPDYKRGPTGVREADVNLRVASHLREMLQQVGATVIMTRVDDSYVSLSKRSEIANENGADFFISLHHNGIDNPKVNYTSTWYHGDADDSRQSLDLARYVQQGVSDALQLPTSPASGLYSDKLITASGFGVLRLTECPAVLCEASFLSNPEEEARLQEDSYLKKEAYGYFLGIARYVEGGFPKGVLVEPPHTSVIETKTPRLQIQVMDGLHERGAWMLKRQQVFTDSIRVKVDNMDVPYHYDRATDQITVSLDKPLSNGVHFVQTELVNYYGNHSLPSPQWFKVAPPAEALDLSAWSKTLPADGKSYVGISVTAQDTEGMPIADDEPIYAQTSNGTLKEDRRLSKNGSAQFYLHASDTPGTATVEVSYQQTHQSLIIHFSDTNGAIVQGQVWRADIPKGTSDAKTHRIEPQGKIKKPIQDAQLQTDSGLMTVTDAEGHFFITTSSESQDFGETTLHISKRGYYPDKRKIHIQPNQATIADVGLHPIADGVFVSTVIVLDSQTDTPETQELLTTLERMLKLAGAKVYNIYTYGSKMSVEKRIQKVNAIKDSGYYLQINHAEWDKEQSTLVAAHYRGNQVTETFLKRILEQFNSTLYETPIVTVQDRTTPEIQQTNKMAMTLQIKSLNHPNASGVSGAHAIFFGAWTFLKDDGEIPAERQKRFMEYLKDVSAHSSN
- the floA gene encoding flotillin-like protein FloA (flotillin-like protein involved in membrane lipid rafts) gives rise to the protein MAPTMVAIIAVLLILFIIIISWLVPIGLWITAIAAGVKVGIFDLVAMRLRRVPPSGIVDPQINATKAGLNLSLDDLEAHFLAGGRVASVVSALIAADKANIALGFAQAAAIDLAGRDVLQAVQVSVTPEIIDIPSREDPNSGITAVARDGIQLIVKARVTVRADIDRLVGGATEDTIRARVGEGIITTIGSSGSHKQVLENPVRISETVLAKGLAAGTAFEILSIDIADINVGENVGAKLQTDQAQAELKIARAKAEERRARAQAEEEENKALVEEMTVKLIEAEAEVPLAISDTFDSQRMSVMTYYELRNILADTEMRQSIASPGGTQEVDTTRSAHSLGLT